A window of Fictibacillus halophilus contains these coding sequences:
- a CDS encoding MBL fold metallo-hydrolase, whose amino-acid sequence MFLKKTSQYGEKQNVSYLNGKIRFQGVSLNVYSYLVDGVLIDTGAQSLHQHFKPFIDQADFDQVFITHFHEDHTGCANYIEKTKKVPIYLDEKTIDYCAKRAHYPLYRQFFWGRRKPFLAQKMPSEFRSRNASWDAIPTPGHALDHHAFLNRETGQLFTGDLYVMERTKVVLEEESIPTIIQSLKRVLTYDFQEVFCNHAGFVKDGRKALERKLNYLLGIQHEVLFLQNQGNTPEAICEKLFPKRFPIIKFSRGEWDSIHIVQSIMKENHVINS is encoded by the coding sequence GTGTTTTTGAAGAAAACCTCTCAGTATGGAGAAAAGCAGAATGTTTCTTACTTAAATGGAAAGATCCGTTTTCAAGGTGTCTCACTAAATGTTTACAGTTATCTCGTGGATGGTGTATTAATTGATACCGGTGCGCAGTCTTTACATCAGCATTTCAAACCATTTATTGACCAAGCAGATTTTGACCAAGTCTTTATAACGCACTTTCACGAAGATCATACAGGGTGTGCGAATTATATAGAGAAAACAAAAAAAGTCCCCATCTATTTAGATGAAAAAACAATTGATTATTGTGCGAAACGAGCACATTATCCCTTGTACAGACAGTTCTTTTGGGGAAGAAGAAAACCATTTCTTGCGCAAAAAATGCCAAGTGAATTTCGGTCTAGGAATGCGAGTTGGGATGCCATACCTACTCCAGGTCATGCACTGGATCATCATGCATTTCTAAATCGAGAAACAGGTCAGCTGTTCACAGGTGATCTATATGTAATGGAAAGGACGAAAGTGGTCCTCGAGGAAGAGAGCATTCCTACTATTATTCAATCATTGAAACGGGTTTTAACGTATGACTTTCAAGAAGTGTTTTGCAATCATGCGGGGTTTGTTAAAGATGGAAGGAAGGCACTTGAACGAAAACTAAATTATCTACTAGGTATACAGCATGAAGTATTGTTCTTACAAAATCAAGGTAATACCCCTGAAGCCATTTGTGAGAAGCTTTTTCCAAAGCGATTCCCCATCATCAAATTTTCTCGTGGTGAGTGGGATTCAATTCATATTGTTCAATCCATCATGAAAGAGAATCATGTCATAAACTCATAA
- a CDS encoding tetratricopeptide repeat protein, with the protein MNVGTREPITQSLERWHTAIRTNHIQQSESIHNEIKSEITQIKDPSTQLYYQLLNSRYLILKKELTSAHAILDTLNDVHLNRTDIFGYYMNLITGMLLTAEGNYEIAELRFIRAFNLLNVLNNMTDDIVRADFYHKAAVLYYHIRQPLTALDYANEALKTLSEAEDYELFQSGCENILGLASLSLKQYGKAEEHFLCALDLAKRIDQSYTSLIKYNIGYLYAEQNMSELAVRYLLEVFEEEEAFYKTHFLLSREFYRLNNEEKAIPFYNKGIELANEEYLHHFKILNALNQTTDINELERIVKEGNDYFKQHELFGFVEDYAGELAQVFFNNENHDKASYYFKESYEAKRALQKKEALK; encoded by the coding sequence ATGAACGTCGGAACTAGAGAGCCCATCACACAGTCACTCGAGCGGTGGCATACTGCCATCCGGACAAATCACATACAACAATCAGAGAGTATACATAACGAGATTAAGAGTGAAATTACACAGATTAAAGACCCGTCTACACAGTTGTATTATCAATTGTTAAACAGCCGTTACTTGATTTTGAAGAAAGAACTAACTTCTGCACACGCCATTCTAGATACCTTAAATGATGTTCATCTTAATCGAACTGATATTTTTGGGTACTATATGAACTTAATTACTGGAATGCTGTTAACAGCTGAAGGAAATTATGAAATAGCAGAATTGCGTTTTATCCGGGCGTTTAACCTATTAAACGTATTGAACAACATGACGGATGATATCGTGCGAGCAGACTTTTATCATAAAGCTGCCGTGTTGTATTATCACATCCGTCAGCCACTCACAGCACTGGATTATGCGAACGAAGCTTTGAAAACGTTATCTGAAGCGGAAGATTATGAACTGTTTCAATCCGGTTGTGAGAATATTCTGGGTCTTGCTTCTCTATCTTTGAAACAATATGGAAAAGCAGAAGAACATTTTCTGTGCGCACTTGATCTCGCCAAGCGTATCGATCAGTCATATACCTCACTGATCAAATACAACATCGGTTATCTGTATGCTGAACAAAACATGTCCGAACTGGCAGTACGCTATTTGTTAGAGGTATTTGAGGAAGAAGAAGCCTTTTATAAGACACACTTCTTATTGTCTCGAGAATTCTATCGATTGAATAATGAAGAAAAAGCAATACCGTTCTACAATAAAGGAATCGAGCTCGCGAATGAAGAATATCTTCATCACTTCAAAATTCTGAACGCCTTAAATCAGACAACAGATATTAACGAGCTTGAACGTATTGTTAAAGAAGGAAACGACTATTTTAAACAACACGAACTCTTTGGTTTCGTAGAAGATTATGCTGGAGAACTTGCACAGGTCTTTTTCAACAACGAGAACCACGATAAAGCTAGTTATTATTTTAAAGAGTCTTACGAAGCAAAACGCGCTTTACAAAAAAAGGAGGCACTAAAATGA